The Corynebacterium pseudopelargi genome contains a region encoding:
- a CDS encoding oligosaccharide flippase family protein, with amino-acid sequence MDFLTKLQRSSYVRSIGIRGLNGGLGFAVSVLLARLLGPSDYGAYGVILSTAAIIAIPFTAGLPRAMAREVAAARVNEDPGLIRLVIRRGRNTFLLLLPILAFAAIVAWKFGLTIAGTSTGILVAALVAPMLAADSNRMAIMQGMGQAVRSQIPDMIVRPVGTAIIVTVLLVSVHHVGPEVGAVAYASATLIGFLVGAWMIRPAIKALPDQPPKTYMSRKTFLLAVFTLSILGSSKILSGNIDMILLNSLFSLKAAGLYKVALAGMALVVMGNNAIAAVANTRLAEAVPGGDKSKIAAESDRTMFWALGSSFLVMLPVIFVGRPVISAVYGSEYLGSWSILLILGLGFSVSQVFGPVESVAMFAGQQLRAAAAVLVSVAVSVGLAFLFAPVIGVHGIALASTLGLSLRQILMAIFVWKKFDLNLTLIGTISRALQARRQQI; translated from the coding sequence ATGGATTTTCTAACAAAGCTACAGCGATCGAGCTACGTGCGATCCATCGGGATCCGTGGACTCAACGGCGGATTAGGTTTTGCCGTGTCCGTGCTTTTGGCGCGTCTGCTCGGCCCTAGTGATTACGGCGCTTATGGCGTGATTCTTTCTACCGCTGCCATTATTGCCATCCCCTTTACCGCCGGCCTGCCCCGAGCAATGGCGCGTGAGGTAGCAGCAGCGCGAGTCAATGAAGATCCAGGGTTGATCCGATTGGTCATCCGTCGTGGCCGAAACACCTTCCTTCTGCTGCTTCCCATCTTGGCCTTCGCCGCTATCGTTGCTTGGAAATTCGGGCTCACCATCGCAGGAACCAGCACAGGTATCCTCGTCGCCGCCCTGGTAGCCCCCATGCTTGCCGCGGATTCAAACCGAATGGCAATCATGCAAGGTATGGGGCAGGCAGTTCGATCCCAGATCCCAGACATGATTGTGCGGCCAGTGGGCACCGCAATCATCGTCACTGTGCTTCTTGTGAGCGTGCACCATGTAGGCCCAGAAGTGGGAGCGGTGGCCTATGCAAGCGCTACCTTGATTGGTTTTTTGGTGGGGGCCTGGATGATCCGCCCGGCGATCAAGGCGCTGCCTGATCAGCCGCCAAAGACATACATGTCGCGCAAGACCTTTTTGCTTGCTGTTTTTACCCTGTCCATTCTGGGCAGCTCGAAAATTCTCTCTGGCAATATCGACATGATTTTGCTGAACTCCCTGTTCAGCCTGAAAGCCGCAGGCCTATACAAGGTCGCGCTCGCCGGCATGGCTCTGGTGGTAATGGGCAACAACGCCATCGCTGCCGTTGCTAATACTCGCCTGGCCGAGGCAGTTCCCGGTGGGGATAAATCCAAAATTGCTGCCGAATCAGATCGAACAATGTTCTGGGCGCTCGGCAGCTCATTCCTTGTAATGCTGCCCGTCATTTTTGTTGGCCGCCCGGTGATCTCGGCGGTCTATGGAAGTGAGTACCTGGGATCCTGGAGCATTCTGCTGATTTTGGGCCTGGGATTTTCAGTGTCACAGGTATTCGGTCCGGTGGAATCAGTGGCGATGTTTGCCGGGCAACAGTTGCGAGCCGCAGCGGCAGTCTTGGTATCGGTAGCGGTATCGGTGGGCCTGGCATTCCTCTTTGCACCAGTCATAGGGGTTCATGGCATCGCGCTTGCCTCCACGTTGGGCTTATCGCTACGCCAAATTCTGATGGCGATATTCGTGTGGAAGAAGTTCGATCTCAACCTCACGCTCATCGGCACTATTAGCCGTGCGCTGCAGGCCAGGAGGCAGCAAATCTAG
- a CDS encoding glycosyltransferase — translation MDQAPELSVVIATHNRATVIQDQLNALAGQDIAARMELIVVNNCSSDNSYAVVERWLEHHADVFYRALQLRADDRPSLSYARNTGLALAKGEVVAFVDDDDVVLPGWGRAYCDALAHSDKEQLAGGYFYINGATRVGGEQRFGIWFAQGSCCAARRDLLERVGGFNESLPAYGGEDVELAVRCFKQGIPTNFIEGALLQPRTKSEPKKVMLKKQIYSGIALTHLCALHEIEEGLSAKQHLKSIYRDLRRLPKAARQAILNMVLHGSQLITSLVYKLPHKRKELAALRAKL, via the coding sequence ATGGATCAAGCCCCCGAACTCTCTGTAGTTATTGCCACGCATAATCGTGCAACAGTGATTCAGGATCAACTCAACGCACTGGCGGGGCAGGACATCGCGGCTCGCATGGAGCTCATCGTGGTGAATAACTGCTCTTCGGATAACTCATACGCTGTGGTGGAACGCTGGCTTGAACACCACGCGGATGTCTTTTACCGCGCCCTACAGCTTCGGGCAGATGATCGCCCTTCTCTTTCCTACGCACGCAACACCGGTTTAGCTCTTGCTAAAGGCGAAGTCGTGGCCTTTGTAGACGACGATGATGTAGTGCTTCCCGGCTGGGGCCGTGCCTATTGTGATGCACTGGCGCATAGTGATAAAGAGCAACTCGCTGGAGGATATTTCTATATCAACGGCGCCACGAGAGTCGGCGGGGAACAACGCTTTGGCATCTGGTTTGCACAGGGTAGTTGTTGTGCAGCGCGTAGAGACTTACTCGAGCGCGTGGGTGGGTTTAATGAGTCGCTTCCTGCATACGGGGGAGAAGACGTAGAGCTTGCGGTTCGCTGCTTCAAACAAGGAATACCCACCAACTTTATTGAAGGTGCTTTGCTGCAGCCGCGAACCAAGAGTGAACCGAAGAAAGTGATGCTAAAAAAGCAGATCTATTCGGGGATTGCCTTGACGCATTTGTGTGCCCTGCATGAGATTGAAGAAGGCCTCTCGGCCAAGCAGCATCTTAAAAGCATCTACCGGGACCTTCGCAGGCTGCCTAAGGCAGCTCGGCAGGCGATATTGAACATGGTGCTGCACGGCTCCCAATTGATTACTTCGCTGGTGTATAAGCTGCCGCATAAACGCAAGGAACTCGCGGCACTTCGAGCGAAGCTCTAG
- a CDS encoding O-antigen ligase family protein, with protein MLTFYSVLAAIIAAPLAIWFSMVWFRRPAFAMGTGAALSVLSLTQFFPDSLRLALAASLVPHAITALYAATRGTSPNKDLRFPSVIPVALYVGMCALSILWSLDRAQTITSTLAWVVLAMFALTFRQLVPYKKIRVIFFYILLGFFIACIFALLTPFGWAGGRARGVFQNANASAIFAFLLAGLSIWMGKKYYRWLLPLCFVFIFITGSRAGMLGFIAVVVVSFYWRMNTLQKLFSFGLALIALFPVGNVVLNFLTSGETDAVLLRTDNTREDTTVLALDFIKENPWLGAGYRATPPGLGSNSYLKLLAEFGIVAIFAGVVLAIAYISWSRVDSVMFGLTIATLIDCLFEDWLLTAGAPMLLIYFVLLMSTPQPQKDEDTGKKVRKPYSPAEQTLKL; from the coding sequence ATGCTCACCTTCTACTCAGTGCTTGCAGCCATCATTGCAGCACCCCTTGCCATTTGGTTTTCAATGGTGTGGTTCCGTAGACCCGCCTTTGCCATGGGTACAGGGGCTGCGCTCTCGGTGCTCTCGCTCACCCAGTTCTTCCCCGATTCCCTTCGTCTTGCGCTTGCCGCCTCCCTGGTGCCCCACGCCATTACTGCCCTATACGCTGCTACCCGCGGCACCTCTCCGAATAAAGACCTGAGATTCCCCAGCGTGATCCCCGTGGCGCTGTATGTGGGCATGTGCGCGCTGAGCATCCTTTGGTCTTTGGACCGGGCCCAAACCATCACCTCGACACTCGCCTGGGTGGTGCTGGCAATGTTCGCGCTGACCTTCAGGCAGTTGGTGCCCTATAAGAAGATCCGCGTGATCTTCTTCTACATTTTGCTCGGTTTCTTCATCGCTTGTATCTTCGCGCTGCTCACACCATTCGGGTGGGCAGGTGGCCGAGCCCGCGGCGTATTCCAAAACGCCAACGCCAGCGCCATCTTTGCCTTCCTCCTAGCAGGTTTAAGCATCTGGATGGGCAAGAAGTATTACCGTTGGCTGCTTCCACTGTGTTTCGTATTCATCTTCATCACGGGATCGCGCGCGGGCATGCTCGGCTTTATCGCTGTGGTGGTGGTGTCCTTCTATTGGCGCATGAACACGCTGCAAAAGCTCTTCTCTTTTGGCCTGGCGCTTATTGCACTGTTCCCGGTTGGCAACGTGGTGTTGAACTTCCTCACCTCCGGTGAAACCGATGCGGTGCTGTTGCGCACGGATAATACGCGCGAAGACACCACTGTCTTAGCACTCGACTTCATCAAAGAAAATCCCTGGCTCGGCGCGGGCTATCGTGCTACGCCCCCTGGATTGGGCTCGAATTCTTATCTGAAATTGCTGGCAGAATTCGGCATCGTTGCCATCTTCGCCGGCGTTGTACTTGCAATCGCCTATATCTCTTGGTCAAGAGTGGATTCAGTGATGTTCGGACTTACGATCGCCACCCTGATCGACTGCCTATTTGAAGATTGGCTGCTCACCGCTGGTGCGCCCATGCTGCTGATTTACTTTGTGCTGCTGATGTCAACACCGCAGCCTCAAAAAGATGAGGACACGGGCAAGAAGGTTCGAAAACCGTACTCACCTGCCGAGCAAACCTTAAAGCTCTAA
- a CDS encoding glycosyltransferase, giving the protein MSKAVVFWQPILSIHQTPLLEEFGRIYPGDCYLVVDKLFPKTRVNAGWDVKAPENIRLIGPEDNANTVPSDAIHVVSGYVGPQRWLQQRKRVLADANADVVVMVEGISRLGGPAKRAARFFKQGMGRMHLRHHLRGVLAIGTHAQRQAARMGIAEERIYPMLYATATPKVQQRQSLPENCAVFVGKRRSLKNTDTLVKATKGLCPLVLIGAQEEGFEDGAEAASHVEVLGPIENELLASYLVEAAVLVLPSWHDGWGAVVNEALACGTPVVCSAYAGAADLINSSGPFRGVVVDHPDQDALHEAIAQVLHAKADRDVIQSWALEHISPSAVAPYLQRCLNAAASANQGRPTAPWHRGLLG; this is encoded by the coding sequence ATGAGCAAAGCAGTGGTGTTTTGGCAACCAATCCTTTCGATCCACCAGACGCCTCTTCTAGAAGAATTTGGGCGCATCTATCCCGGCGATTGCTACCTGGTGGTGGATAAGCTTTTTCCGAAAACGCGCGTGAACGCCGGTTGGGATGTCAAGGCACCAGAAAACATTCGCCTCATTGGCCCTGAAGATAACGCCAATACGGTTCCTTCCGATGCGATCCACGTGGTCAGCGGATATGTTGGCCCTCAACGTTGGTTGCAGCAGCGCAAGCGAGTGCTTGCCGACGCCAACGCGGACGTTGTAGTCATGGTTGAAGGGATCTCGCGCTTGGGTGGGCCGGCGAAGCGCGCGGCACGCTTTTTCAAACAAGGGATGGGGCGGATGCATCTGCGCCACCACCTCCGCGGCGTGCTTGCTATTGGAACGCACGCTCAGCGTCAGGCTGCACGCATGGGGATAGCAGAAGAACGCATCTATCCCATGCTCTATGCCACGGCCACGCCAAAGGTGCAGCAGCGTCAATCCTTGCCGGAAAACTGTGCGGTGTTCGTGGGCAAGCGACGCAGCCTCAAAAACACAGACACCCTGGTCAAAGCCACCAAGGGCCTATGCCCACTGGTGCTGATTGGGGCACAGGAAGAAGGCTTCGAAGATGGCGCTGAAGCTGCAAGCCATGTAGAAGTATTAGGCCCTATTGAAAATGAGCTGCTTGCTTCCTATTTAGTTGAGGCCGCCGTGCTCGTGCTTCCTTCCTGGCACGATGGCTGGGGTGCCGTAGTTAATGAAGCCCTGGCCTGCGGCACACCGGTGGTGTGTTCTGCTTATGCCGGTGCGGCAGACCTCATCAATTCTTCAGGACCATTTCGTGGTGTGGTGGTCGATCACCCAGACCAAGATGCCCTGCACGAGGCCATCGCCCAGGTGCTGCATGCGAAGGCTGATCGGGACGTGATTCAGTCCTGGGCTTTAGAGCACATCAGCCCGAGCGCAGTGGCACCGTACTTGCAGCGCTGCTTAAATGCTGCCGCTAGTGCAAACCAAGGCCGACCGACCGCGCCCTGGCATAGGGGGTTATTAGGCTAA
- the wecB gene encoding non-hydrolyzing UDP-N-acetylglucosamine 2-epimerase, protein MSTGKLKVMTVVGTRPEIIRLSCIIKAFEQHFDHILVHTGQNWDRNLNEVFFEDLELDQPDVYLNADTSSLGAVLGDVLRGTEAAILEHRPDALVVLGDTNSCIAALMAKRLKVPVYHLEAGNRSFDQNVPEEINRHLVDHVSDYNLTYTEHSRKNLLAEGLHPARVVIMGSPMREVLSTFSQQIAASDVLERLGLEPGNYILASTHREENVDLEDRLNSVVASLAAVAKDQQCPVLVSTHPRTRKRLDAYGISADADVRFHEPLGFHDYNKLQQQARCVISDSGTISEESTMLGFPAVTLRDAIERPEAIDTGSIITTGLDPDDVVDAVRITIAQWNANGPTACPVDYQISDSSRRVVNLIRSTASTHHQRLGIRR, encoded by the coding sequence GTGAGCACTGGCAAGTTGAAGGTGATGACGGTGGTGGGTACCCGCCCGGAGATCATTCGCCTTTCCTGCATTATTAAGGCCTTCGAGCAGCACTTCGATCATATTTTGGTCCATACCGGCCAAAACTGGGATCGAAACCTCAATGAGGTGTTCTTTGAGGATCTGGAGCTGGACCAACCAGACGTGTACCTCAACGCCGATACTTCTTCCCTGGGTGCGGTCTTGGGCGATGTACTTCGCGGAACAGAAGCGGCAATCCTTGAGCACCGCCCCGATGCGCTGGTGGTGCTTGGAGATACAAACTCTTGTATCGCAGCGCTAATGGCGAAGCGTTTGAAGGTGCCGGTGTATCACTTGGAGGCGGGCAACCGCTCTTTTGATCAGAACGTGCCTGAAGAGATCAACCGCCACCTAGTGGATCACGTGAGCGACTACAACCTCACCTACACCGAGCATTCTAGGAAGAACCTCCTGGCCGAAGGCTTGCACCCGGCGCGTGTGGTGATTATGGGTTCCCCAATGCGGGAGGTGCTGAGCACCTTTAGCCAACAGATTGCGGCTTCTGATGTGCTTGAGCGCCTTGGCCTTGAGCCCGGAAACTACATCCTTGCCTCCACCCACCGGGAGGAAAATGTTGATCTCGAGGATCGCTTGAATAGTGTCGTTGCCAGCTTGGCTGCGGTGGCCAAGGATCAGCAGTGCCCGGTGTTAGTTTCCACCCACCCTCGCACCCGCAAGCGCCTTGATGCCTATGGCATCAGCGCCGATGCAGATGTGCGCTTTCATGAGCCTTTGGGCTTCCACGATTACAACAAACTGCAGCAGCAGGCGCGTTGCGTGATTTCAGATTCGGGCACGATCAGCGAGGAGTCCACCATGCTCGGATTCCCCGCCGTGACGTTGCGCGATGCCATCGAGCGCCCGGAGGCCATCGATACCGGCTCGATTATTACTACTGGTTTAGACCCTGATGATGTTGTAGACGCAGTCCGCATCACCATCGCGCAATGGAATGCCAATGGTCCGACTGCCTGCCCCGTGGATTATCAAATCAGTGACTCTTCCCGCCGCGTGGTCAACCTGATCCGTTCCACTGCAAGCACCCATCACCAGCGATTGGGTATTAGACGATGA
- a CDS encoding NAD-dependent epimerase/dehydratase family protein, with the protein MSEHQPTICIVGAGGFLAWHVRLHAWAHGFAVRGCSTRRDSLEAIAAAIANADLVVHLAACNRPAEGQTLEDAAEATRVAGQITAQAIELAARQGKAPKAVSIAGTTQEGTAYADAKRFAGEALFQAAGDAGVPATQWLLPNLFGEHGTPRHNMVTATFIQALLDGETPQIHGDNPITLLAARHAAELLLAPVTSSVEPGTHAVPTTHLRHTTVPALLGTLQDIHQGYQSNGALPDTADPFINELCAAYLSHAVPLRHAVDLVQHSDERGSFVETVRAGGQGQVSFSTTVPGITRGNHLHLRKIERFVVLKGEANIEMRKHGSDERILVHASGDAPKAVDMLCGWTHNITNVGSDILYTQFWINEPFDPADPDTFYQEV; encoded by the coding sequence ATGAGCGAGCATCAACCAACTATTTGCATCGTAGGCGCAGGCGGTTTCCTCGCCTGGCATGTTCGCCTCCACGCCTGGGCACATGGCTTTGCTGTGCGTGGGTGTTCCACCCGGCGCGATAGCCTTGAAGCTATTGCTGCTGCGATTGCCAATGCTGATTTAGTAGTACACCTTGCTGCCTGCAATCGCCCGGCAGAAGGCCAAACGCTCGAAGACGCCGCGGAGGCTACTCGGGTGGCCGGACAGATCACGGCACAGGCAATCGAGCTGGCAGCTAGGCAAGGTAAAGCCCCGAAGGCAGTAAGCATTGCGGGCACGACCCAGGAGGGCACGGCATACGCCGATGCCAAACGCTTCGCGGGGGAGGCTTTGTTCCAGGCTGCAGGCGATGCTGGGGTGCCTGCCACGCAGTGGCTTCTGCCTAATCTTTTTGGCGAGCACGGTACGCCGCGCCACAACATGGTTACTGCCACGTTTATCCAGGCATTGCTGGACGGAGAAACGCCGCAGATCCATGGCGATAACCCGATTACGCTGCTGGCGGCGCGTCATGCCGCCGAATTGCTGTTGGCCCCGGTGACTTCTTCCGTTGAGCCGGGAACACATGCGGTTCCTACCACGCATCTTCGTCACACCACGGTGCCTGCCTTATTGGGTACATTGCAGGATATTCACCAGGGCTATCAATCCAACGGGGCACTGCCTGATACCGCTGATCCCTTTATTAATGAGCTTTGTGCTGCGTACCTCTCCCACGCAGTTCCGCTGCGGCACGCGGTGGATTTGGTGCAGCATAGCGATGAGCGCGGCAGCTTCGTAGAAACGGTGCGCGCCGGTGGCCAAGGCCAGGTGAGCTTTTCCACCACGGTTCCAGGCATCACTCGCGGTAATCACTTACACCTGCGCAAAATTGAGCGCTTCGTGGTGCTCAAAGGTGAGGCGAACATTGAGATGCGCAAGCACGGCAGCGACGAGCGCATCCTTGTTCACGCCAGCGGCGATGCCCCCAAGGCAGTGGATATGCTGTGCGGCTGGACGCATAACATCACCAATGTCGGTAGCGACATCCTCTACACCCAGTTCTGGATCAATGAGCCCTTTGATCCGGCCGATCCCGACACGTTCTACCAGGAGGTCTAG
- a CDS encoding sugar transferase yields MSAQAQRVEDFARRTIDIVASAGGLAVLAVPMVAVAVAVKVSSPGPVFFTQERVGKDGEHFNLIKFRSMRPAVDDTAAQVTAGGDPRITKIGGFLRNWKLDELPQLFNVLKGDMSLVGPRPEVPRYTPYWPKQYADIILTVRPGITNPVTVELRDQEELLAGREDPERFYIDQMLPEKARKYAEYVQARTLAGDLRTIFHTIKAVARL; encoded by the coding sequence ATGAGCGCACAAGCGCAACGCGTTGAAGATTTTGCACGCCGAACGATCGATATCGTGGCCTCTGCTGGTGGCTTGGCGGTGCTTGCTGTGCCGATGGTTGCTGTGGCGGTGGCGGTGAAGGTGAGTTCGCCTGGTCCCGTTTTCTTTACTCAAGAGCGCGTGGGTAAAGATGGTGAGCATTTCAACCTGATTAAGTTCCGTTCGATGCGGCCGGCGGTTGACGATACAGCAGCTCAGGTGACCGCTGGTGGCGATCCTCGGATTACCAAGATTGGTGGCTTCTTGCGCAATTGGAAGCTTGATGAGCTGCCTCAGCTTTTTAATGTGCTCAAAGGGGATATGTCTTTAGTAGGCCCACGCCCGGAGGTGCCTCGTTACACCCCCTATTGGCCCAAGCAATATGCAGATATCATTCTCACGGTGCGACCGGGGATTACGAATCCGGTCACTGTGGAGTTGCGGGATCAAGAGGAGCTGCTCGCCGGCAGGGAAGATCCGGAGCGCTTTTATATTGATCAGATGCTGCCCGAAAAGGCCCGCAAATACGCCGAGTATGTGCAGGCCCGCACGCTCGCTGGGGATCTTCGCACCATCTTCCACACCATTAAGGCTGTGGCACGACTATGA
- a CDS encoding glycosyltransferase family 4 protein — MAALRTLMITQWYPPEPGPAVVPAVIAQALTQRGHEVEVLTGFPNYPTGELQPGWKMSFLQPSELDGVKVWRVPLFASHDASALKRIANYASFGLSSAAGVFWGRLRGKIQRPDVQWVAYSPITVGLPMLVSRAFGRIPTVVWVGDLWPDTMGVAGLQGADSVLKVAGKVLHWWCNLLYRHAEAVVVLSPGIRDVLVSRGVPEEKIHFIPVAPDESVFRPLSVAERAKARERFGTEGQRRVLLYAGAMGEAQGLSTLIRAAAKAGDQGPEVVMAGSGTQEEALRELAASLHAPVRFIGRVEQEAMSELLGAVDAAFIGLSDAPLSAITMPSKTQSIIASHTPIVCSAPGDVAAVVGENDIGLVCGPGDVEKLAQCLHTLATVDDAQLGTWRANAAKVHREQFSAEKAGEATDALLRQVITQK, encoded by the coding sequence ATGGCTGCTTTGCGCACCTTGATGATCACCCAGTGGTACCCACCAGAACCCGGCCCTGCTGTGGTGCCCGCGGTGATTGCTCAGGCGTTAACCCAGCGGGGGCATGAAGTGGAGGTGTTGACGGGTTTTCCTAATTACCCAACGGGCGAGTTGCAGCCTGGTTGGAAGATGTCTTTTTTGCAGCCTTCTGAGCTCGATGGGGTCAAGGTTTGGCGTGTGCCGCTGTTTGCGTCTCACGATGCTTCGGCGTTAAAGCGGATTGCAAACTATGCCTCCTTTGGTCTTTCCTCTGCTGCGGGGGTGTTCTGGGGGAGGCTGCGCGGAAAGATTCAGCGCCCTGATGTGCAGTGGGTGGCGTATTCGCCTATCACGGTGGGGTTGCCGATGCTTGTTTCGCGGGCGTTTGGTCGCATCCCGACGGTTGTGTGGGTTGGAGATCTGTGGCCCGACACGATGGGGGTTGCTGGGTTACAAGGCGCGGATTCTGTGCTGAAGGTGGCTGGCAAGGTACTGCATTGGTGGTGCAATTTGCTGTATAGGCACGCCGAGGCCGTGGTGGTGCTTTCTCCAGGTATTCGCGATGTGTTGGTCAGCCGTGGGGTGCCGGAGGAAAAGATTCACTTCATTCCCGTTGCCCCTGATGAAAGTGTGTTTCGTCCTTTAAGCGTTGCTGAGCGCGCCAAAGCCCGTGAGCGTTTCGGCACCGAAGGGCAGCGTCGCGTGTTGCTGTATGCAGGTGCGATGGGTGAGGCGCAGGGCTTGTCGACGTTGATCCGCGCCGCAGCCAAGGCTGGGGATCAAGGCCCAGAAGTGGTGATGGCTGGTTCCGGTACTCAGGAAGAAGCACTCCGGGAATTGGCGGCTTCACTTCATGCCCCGGTGCGTTTTATTGGCCGCGTGGAGCAAGAGGCGATGTCCGAATTGCTCGGCGCAGTGGATGCGGCCTTTATTGGTTTATCGGATGCGCCGCTTTCTGCCATCACGATGCCAAGCAAGACGCAGTCGATTATCGCTTCCCACACTCCGATCGTGTGCAGCGCGCCGGGCGATGTTGCAGCGGTCGTGGGCGAAAATGATATTGGTTTGGTGTGTGGGCCGGGGGACGTCGAAAAGCTTGCGCAATGTTTACACACGCTTGCCACGGTTGATGATGCCCAATTGGGTACGTGGCGAGCCAATGCGGCAAAGGTTCACAGGGAGCAGTTTTCTGCCGAGAAGGCGGGCGAGGCAACAGATGCGCTACTGCGCCAGGTGATTACTCAAAAATAG
- a CDS encoding LCP family protein encodes MSKMVRRLLIAVVAVIVVLGLVAVAGFFWVTSGLGVSKRDPNADTRKEAVYLVMIRDTRAGGNADLLNADASANADVGRTDAMVLARVLKDQSIDLVSIPRDTLVDIPACERSDGTKTEPQRTKINAAYALGAGADGSEEASEAGMRCAERAVTWLTGFSLGGSVVLDSKGVEDVVDQLGGVELCATPEQAAAIPGVPEGCHMVDGQTAFNFSRARKGVDDGSDLARIQRQQQLLKAVIQQVRGLSVPQDVPTLLTMAHDLSGHMLATEGVVTFSNAQRMLSTMKHGSVNTQTIPVNLSSEGGNVVASEEAKAYWRAFSQGTPLPAS; translated from the coding sequence ATGTCGAAAATGGTGCGTCGCTTGTTAATCGCTGTGGTTGCAGTGATCGTGGTGCTTGGGCTGGTTGCTGTAGCCGGATTTTTCTGGGTTACTTCAGGCCTCGGTGTGAGTAAGAGAGATCCCAACGCTGATACTCGTAAAGAGGCCGTCTACCTGGTGATGATCCGTGACACCAGAGCAGGCGGCAACGCGGATCTCCTCAACGCCGATGCATCTGCGAACGCCGATGTAGGACGCACCGACGCAATGGTGCTTGCGCGCGTGCTCAAAGATCAAAGCATCGATCTCGTCTCGATCCCCAGAGATACCTTGGTGGATATCCCCGCATGTGAACGTTCTGATGGGACGAAAACCGAGCCGCAACGCACCAAAATCAATGCAGCCTATGCCCTCGGAGCCGGTGCAGATGGAAGCGAAGAGGCTTCAGAAGCTGGGATGCGCTGCGCAGAACGGGCAGTTACCTGGCTGACTGGTTTTAGCTTAGGTGGTTCCGTGGTGCTCGATTCCAAGGGCGTAGAAGACGTGGTGGATCAGCTTGGTGGCGTGGAATTATGCGCCACGCCCGAACAAGCCGCGGCAATTCCAGGGGTGCCAGAAGGCTGCCACATGGTCGATGGCCAAACGGCCTTCAATTTCTCGCGGGCACGCAAGGGCGTGGATGATGGATCAGACCTCGCGCGTATCCAGCGCCAGCAGCAATTACTCAAAGCGGTAATCCAGCAGGTACGCGGCTTATCGGTGCCTCAAGATGTGCCAACGCTGCTGACCATGGCGCACGACCTTAGCGGCCACATGCTCGCCACGGAAGGCGTGGTGACCTTTAGTAATGCGCAGCGGATGCTTTCGACAATGAAGCACGGCAGCGTGAATACGCAGACCATTCCCGTGAATTTGAGCAGCGAAGGCGGCAATGTGGTGGCCTCGGAGGAAGCCAAAGCCTACTGGAGGGCCTTTTCCCAGGGCACCCCGCTGCCTGCTTCATAG